The genomic region GCGTCTCTCGCTGCAAGGCGGCGCCTGCCGAGTGGACTCGCTCATACACAAGGCGGCTTTCTGCCCGAGCTGCGCTTCTCGCTGCGGGCGCCCCCGCTGCACAGGCTCGCGTGGCTTCGCCCCCGCTCTTCGCCGTCATCTCGTGACCGCTTCCCCTGTGTGAGCTGTGCGGCCGGCAATTCGGAAACGCCTCAGAAACGCGTGAGACTATACTTGTCTGACTCTGACACCGGCGCGCCGCGGCATGCCGTCCGTCAGAATCTCCCGCCCCGCATCTACATTTCGCGCGGGACGTGACAGCATCGCGCGCCGTTCCAGGGCACCGCCCGAGAGGAAGGCGCCGTCTCGAAAGGGATCCGCATGGCTCTCGTCGTCACCAAGTTCGGCGGCAGCTCCGTTGCCACGGTCGAGCGCATCAAGAACGTGGCAGCTCGGCTCGTGCGCCGGCACAACGCGGGCAACCAGGTCGTGTGTGTCGTGTCCGCAATGGGCGACAACACCGATCACCTGCTCGACCTTGCCCACGCCGTCAATCCCGATCCCCCTGCGCGCGAGATGGACATGCTCCTCTCGACTGGCGAGCAGGTCTCGGTTGCCGTCCTCGCTATGGCGGTCCAGGCGCTGGGCGTGCCGGCCGTCAGCCACACGGGCGCGCAAGTGGGCATCGTTACCGACCCCACGCACACGAGCGCCAAGATCGACCGCATCGTCGGCATGGATCGCCTGCGCCGCGATCTGGACGAAGGCAACATCGTCATCGTCGCCGGCTTCCAGGGCGTCAACGCCGCCGGCGAGATCACGACGCTGGGCCGCGGCGGCTCCGACACGACAGCCGTCGCTCTGGCCGCTGCCATCAAGGCGGATCGCTGCGAGATCTACTCCGACGTCGACGGCGTCTATACGGCCGACCCGCGCATCTGCCCCAAGGCGCACCGGCTCGACCGCCTGTCCTACGACGAGATGCTCGAGCTCTCGGCGAACGGCGCCGGCGTGCTGCAGCTGCGCGCCGTCGAGTTCGCCAGCAAGTACGGCGTGGTCATCCACGCGCGCTCGTCGTTTCTCACCGATTCCAAGGGCACGATCATCGAGGAGGCTCCGGACCGTATGGATTCCAACTACAGCGAGGGCGTCGTCATCAGCGGCATTGCGCACGACCTGTCCGAGGCCAAGATCACGATGCGTCACGTGCCCGACCGCGCCGGCATCGCGGCCCAGATCTTTGGCATGCTCGGCGAGCTGGGCGTCAACGTCGACATCATCATTCAGGACGTGTCGCACGACGGCCTGACGGACATCTCGTTTACGATGCCGATCCACGACGTCGAGCGTCTCTCCAAGAAGATTGGCGAGCTGTGCCAGGAGGTCGGCGGCGAGGGCGTCGAGGTCAATGCACACATCGCAAAGGTGTCGCTTGTGGGCGCCGGCATGAAGAGCTACCCGGGCGTCGCGGCCAAGATGTTCAAGACACTGGCTGACAACGACATCAACATCTCGATGATCTCGACGTCGCCCATCTGCATCTCGACGGTCATCGACGCCGACCAGGTTACGGCGGCCGTCCAGGCGCTGCACACCGCGTTCGACATGGACGAGGATGCGCCGGCCGGCACGGTGAAGGTCGTCCGATAGCGCAAGGAGCCGGGGCCAGCGTTCCAGGAAGGATGCGTGATTGCGATGGCGTGGAGCAAGCCTATGCCCGAGCGACCGGTTCTCGCGGTGGCGGGGGCGACGGGGGCCGTGGGCCGCGAGATGCTCAAGGTCCTGCAGGAGCGCGACTTCCCGGCGGCGGAGGTGCGCGCGCTGGCGTCGGCGCGCTCGGCCGGCTCGAAGCTTTCGTTTGGCGACGGCGAGCTGACGGTGCAGGAGATGACGCCCGAGAGCTTCGAGGGCGTCGACCTCGTGCTGGGCGCGACCGGCGACGACATCGCGCGGGCGCTCTACCCGGCGGCCGTGCAGGCCGGGGCCGTCGTCGTGGACAACTCTCACGCGTTTCGCCTCGACTCTGACGTGCCGCTCGTGATTCCCGAGGTCAACGCCGAGGACGTGGCGTGGCACTCTGGCATCATCGCCAACCCCAACTGCGCGACGATCATCGGCCTCGTGCCGCTGTGGCCGCTGCACCAAGCCGCGGGTATCCGCCGCGTCATCATGTCGACGTACCAGGCCGCGTCGGGTGCCGGCGCTCCGGGCCTGCACGAGCTCGAGGGCCAGCTCGAGGACATGGGCGCGGGTCGTCCCATTCGGCCGGCGCAGGCGTTTGCGTACCAGCTGGCGTGCAACCTCATCCCGCAGATCGGCGGCTTCAAGGAGGAGGGCTACACCTCCGAGGAGATGAAGCTCCAAAACGAGGGCCGCAAGATCATGCACCTGCCTGAGCTGCGCGTGAACTGCACCTGTGTGCGCGTGCCGGTCATGCGCTCCCATTCCGAGAGCATCACCGTGGAGTTCGAGCGCCCGATCACGCCCGACGAGGCGCGTGACATCCTGGAGGCAGCGCCCGGCGTGAAGGTCGTCGACGACCCCGCGGCTGCGAAGTACCCCATGCCGCTCGACACGTCCGACCAGGATCTCATCTGGGTCGGCCGCATCCGCCGCGACCTCTCCGCGCCCGACGGCGTGAGCTCGCTGAGCTTCTGGTGCTGCGGCGATCAGGTCCGCAAGGGTGCCGCGACGAACGCCATCCAGATCGCTGAGACGCTCGTCCGGGGGCTGTAACCGAGGCGCCTGGCGGCACAGGGGGACTACGACAAGGGCGGTGCGACGTACCTGCGACGTCGCACCGCCCTTTCTTCTTGGAGGCTGGGAGCCGTCTCTTACTCGAAGCCTGCTAGAAGTGCGGCGCGCACTCTCGCGAGGAACTCATCGACCTGGTCGATGCTACCGAAGCGCGGTAGCGACGGGGCGCGGCGCATGAAATGCCCTCAAGTGCACGTTTCTTCGCAGGCTCGTGCACAAAATGACCGTCAAGTGCATGTCTCTTGGGCTTGGACGCCATGCGGCGAGCCCATACGCACGCGGAGAGAGAAAGACGCAGGCCTTTTACCTGCGGTTTTAGTGCTTGGCAGTCGAACGGAGGGTTGCTCGGTGCCGCCCTGCGCTCTCTTGGGTCGAAAGAAACGTGCACTTCACGGCCGTTTTGTGCAGGCCGAACCGAAGAAACGTACACTTGAGCCCAAAACAGTGCAGCCAAAGCGGGTTTTGCTGTTCGGGCGCCTACCCCGTCGTGCCACGTTCGTCCGAATCCGTCATAATCGCGAGGACTGACCAGATGATAGGTACTCTGGCGAGGCGCAGGTCTCGCTGGCTCGACTGGCGCCGTGTTGAGTGCACCCGCAAGCGCTCCCGACCGCAACCTGACGGGGGTTTAGCACGGGGCAGCAGCGGTTGCCAATGAAGGGAGCTTGCACGTGAACGTCACCCACGCCATCTTGCACGCGTTCGACTTTGAGTCGGGCGGTAGCGTCTATTCGCAGCGCGAGCTCGACCTCTCCGTGAGGACGGTCAAGTCGTTCGTGCAGCGTCACGTGCGCAAGGCGTTCAACAGCGCTGAGAACAAGCACGGCGAGTTTGCTGCCGACAGCCAGTTCGCCGACGCGCTGAGCCAGTACTTCGAGCAGGACTCCGGTTTCGTGGGCCTGTCGGTTCAGATCGCCGAGTACCTCTACGATCAGCTTCGCATGGCCGATCCCGTCGAGGCTATTGATGTTCTCGTTGTTGACTACGAGGACGATTCCGACGCTCAGGCTGCCGCGAACTCCGAAGAGGCCGAGGTAGCTGACGCCGCGTTTGAGGGCCGGGGCGACCGTCGCTTCGCCCTGTTGCTCCTGCCGCGCAAGCAAAGCTTCATGCACGACATCTCCGAGTTCGGCGGCGCCCCGTTTGCCGACGTCGTGCGTCATGACGCCATGCTGCCGAGCCCCACGCAGAAGCTCGACACGTACGCCATCATCACGGAGCGCACGATGGGCGTGGACTTCAACGATAAGCCGCGCACGATCGCCGGCGCGACGACGCAGGTCATCGCCGACGGCCTGCTGCAGTGCGCTGTCCAGCAGGCCTCGACGCGCGAGGTGCTCGACACCGTGACGCGCATCGTTGAGGACGTGGCTCAGGAGTACGGCACAAACACGGCCGTCGCCCTGTCAAAGGCGAAGAACTACCTGGCCGAGAACGTCGACGACTCCGAGGAACTGCTGCCTTGGGACCTGGCCGACGAGGTGTTCGAGGACGTTCCCGCAGCTCGTGAGCGCTTTGCCGAGGAAGCGCGGCGCGAGGAGCTGCCCGAGCGCGTCAGCGTGAAGCGCTCGGCGACGGCGCGCATGGCGAAGAGCCACAAGATCCGCACCGACACGGGCATCGAGATCACGTTCCCGTCGGAGTACAGCACGAACACCGACTACATCCAGTTCTTCAACGAGCCCGACGGCCGCATCTCCATCGAGCTCAAGAACATCGGCAGCATCGAGAACCGCTAGGCGTTTGACAGCGGGACGCTCGTGAGCCTGCCTGCGGCCCATCGGGTGCAGGGAAATCTGGTACCGTAGAGCGAGCCGTTGATGGCCAGGCTTGTTGCGAGAAGGCTCGCCACAGCCAGATTCCACGTCTTCGCGCGCTAAAGCCGGGAGGTGACGCAAGGTGTTCGGGTCCCTCGTCGTTGCATACCTCTTTCTGGGCGGAGCGGGTGCTGGCGTCGTTGCCGCGTCCTGTCTGCTCGATCTCTGTGCAATTCGGACTCCGTTTGGGACCTCGTCCCGTGCAAGCATCGAGGACGCCCGCCCTGCCGAGCGCCTTGTCGCTTACGGCCTGATCGCGGGCTTCGCCATGCTCACCATGGGCTTGCTCTGTCTGGTGTTCGACCTGGGACGCGCTGATCGCATTCTGCTGTTCTTGCTGCGCCCCCGCCCGTCGCTGCTGACGTTTGGCGCCTACGCTCTCGGCGCCCTCGTTGCCTGTGCGGCCGGACTGGCTCTCGTGCGCGTCCTGTATGCCCCGTGCGTGACGAGGGCCTTTGTGGCGGCAGCCGAGGTCGTTGCCGCGGTGCTTGCCCTGTTCGTCATGGCGTATACGGGGCTGTTCCTGCAAAGCATGAAGGCGGTGGCCCTGTGGGACACGTCGATGCTCCCCGTCCTGTTCGTGCTGTCGTCGTGCTCGTGCGGCCTTGCCGTGCTGCTTCTCCTGGCAGAGCTCGTAGATGGGGACAGGCGGGTTGACCACGTGAAGCGCTTGCTCGTTCCCATCGACGCGGTGGTCATCGTGCTCGAGGCCATCGCGGCGGCGCTGTTCGTCGCTTCGGCGCGATCGGGCGGCAGCCCCGCGGCTCTCGCTTCGGCTAACGTTCTGGTGACGGGTTCACTTTCGACGTGGTGGTGGCTGGGGTTTATCGTGTGTGGGCTGGCGGTACCGCTCGCGGCAGAGCTGTCCGTGATGGCGAGGGCCTACTCGGAAGGGCGGCGGGGCCTTGCGTGGGGACGTGCGGGTGGGATTGCCTGTGCTGCGGGAAAATACGGACGTGCGTTGCGAGGCGCTCGGTCTGCGGGTGGCGTCGGACGCCGACTGGTGCATTTTCCGCAGGTGCCAGCCGCTGTCCTGGTGTGTGCCATGGTATTGGTCATCATGGGAGGATGTATCATGAGGGGCGTTGTCGTTGGGGCGGGCACTCATGAGCAGCCCGTTCCGGAGCACGCGTCAGCGGAGACGCATGCCTAGCTGCTGGCCTGGGCTTAATGGGTCCGCGTAGCGTCAATGGTTGACCGCATGGTGGCGAGGGCACGAAAAATGGCACGAGGGAGGGGACGCGCGTGGCCCTGTTCGACATCAACGAAGAGAGCAGCATCCCCATCTGGGTCCAGCTGAAGAATCGCTTCGTCTACCTCATCACGTCGGGTCACTACCAGCCCGGCGACCAGCTGCCGACCGTGCGCGGGCTGGCGGCCGAGATTGGCGTGAACTATAACACGGTGAGCAAGGTGTACATGAGCTTGGAGCAGGACGGGCTCATCCAGTCGCGCCGGCGCCAGGGGGCGTTCGTGCTTGACGTGGGCGGTCGCCACGAGAGGACGCTGAGCTCGATGGCCGAGGTCGTGACGCAGGAGTACTTCGAAAGGTGTATTGAGCTGGGGATGTCGCTCGACGACATCCAGGAGCGTTTCTCCGCCTGCATGGAGCGGGCGCGGGCGGCCCAGTCATAGGAGGCTACGGATGAGTCGCAGGAAAGGCGAGGTCTCGACGCATGGGGACGCAGCTCCCGGGGCACAGCCTGCCGTCGTCGCGGGCGCGTTTGACCGAGGGGCCGTGCTGGGCGCGGAGACGACCCGCCGGCGCGCCTCTCGCAACGGAGCCGTCGCGTTCTCGATCGTTGTGTTCGCGGCCGCGTTCTGTCTCGTCTTGGGTCTGGGCGCCCTGCTTGTCGGCGGCGTCGGCCTTGCCGTCCTCATCGCGGCGTTTCTCGCCGGTTGCCTTGCCATGTCTTCTGTCCACATCGTGCTGGAGTGGGAGAAGGCCGTCGTCCTGCGTTTTGGCCGCTTCAACCGCGTAGCGGGGCCGGGCATCGTGTTCACGATCCCTCTCGTGGAGTTCTACACGCTGCGCATCGACCAGCGCGTGTCATCCACGTATTTCGGTGCCGAGGAAACGCTGACGAGCGACCTCGTGCCAGTCAACGCCGACGCGGTACTGTTCTGGATGGTGTGGGACGCCAAGCGCGCGACGGTCGAGGTCGAGGACTACGCGCAGGCCGTGGCGTGGGTCGCCCAGACGTCGATGCGCAAGGCGATCGGGCGCAGGAGCATCGCGGAGGTGGCCACGCGTCGCGAGCAGCTCGACGAGGAGCTCAAGCAGGAGATCGAGGCGAAGCTGAATCCCTGGGGCATCTCGATCGTCGACGTCGAGATCCGCGACATCGTCATCCCCAAGGAGCTGCAGCAAGCGATGGCCCAGGAGGCGGCGGCCGAGCGACGGAAGAACGCACGCATGGTGCTCGCCGAGGCGGAAAAGGACATCTCCGAAATGCTCAAGGACGCTTCGGACGTCTATGGCGATGACCCCGTGGCCATGAAGCTGCGCACGATGCACCTGGCATACGAGAGCGTGGAGGAGTCCGGCGGGACGCTGGTGCTTCCGAGCGCGTTCTCCGAAGGGTTTGCCCCGATGTCAAGTGAGATGCCCGAGGATAGGACTCCAAAGACAAAGGTGCAGGTCAGAGCTACTGCTGGGGACTCTCAGAAAAAGTCCTCCAAGGTGTAGCCTCTGTTACTGTGTCATATGACTATATGACAAGTGGCGATTAGCAGCATTTTTATATTCACAATCATATATATATATGACAGACTAGACAGCAGCCGCAGGAGGAGCGAGGCGAGCTCTGCCGAAAGGTCTGTCATGCGAGGCGACGACGCTTGCGCTGACCGGCTCATCGCGAGGGACATGGCGCCTCTTTGGCATGGCCATCGCGAGTAACACGCCAGCTCTCGCCCCGGGGTTGCGGCTGAGGTTCCCGAGGGGAGAAAAGGGAGGATCCATGGGAGAAACGAACGTCCAGAAGAGCGGGCTCACGCGCCGCAGCTTCCTCAAGACGACGGGCACGGTCGCCGGCGCGGCCACGGCCGCACACGCGATGGCGCCGGCTCTGAGGGCGCTTGCCGCCGAGCCGAGCGCGTCGAGCGACAAGGACGCCGGCAGTTCCGCAGCTGCTGACGAGCAGGTGTTCTACAGCAAGTGCGGAGGCAACTGCGGCGGCCCGAACTGCCGCCTCAAGGGCATCGTGCGCGAGGGCAAGCTCGTGCAGATTAAGCCGCTCGGTCCCGTCGAGGGGCACCCCGAGTTCAAGACGGGATGCGTCCGCGGCCAGACGAACCCCCAGCGCCTCTACAGCACGAATCGCAACCTTTACCCGATGAAGCGCGTGGGCAAGCGCGGTGCGGGCGAGTGGGAGCGTATCTCCTGGGACGAGGCCATCACGACGATCGCTGACCATATGAAGGCCGCTCAGGCCGAGTACGGAGATCGTTCGGTCGCTCTGTGGTACAGCTTCGTTGGCACGACTGCCCTGAACTGCCCGCAGGGTAGCTGGGGCCTCAACGCGACGCGCGGCTACACCTGCATCTCGTATGACCGCTTCGTCCAGCGCAGCGGCTTTACCTCCATCGGCCCTGCGGCCGATGCGGCACTCATGTGGGCGCTCCCGTCCATCCCGGGTCTTGGCATGGGCTTTGGCTCGCAGGACGCCGTACTGGACTCCAAAGTTGTCCTGATCTGGGGCGTCAACCCCGTGAGCGCCTCCCGTACGGCGTGGCGCTTCCTGCGCAAGGCCAAGGAGAACGGTACGAAGATCGTCACGATTGACCCGCGCTTCGACGTTGTGGCCTCGCAGTCCGACGTTTACCTGCCGATCCGCCCCGCGACGGATAGCATGCTCGCTCTTGCCATGTGCAACTACATCGTCGATCACGAGCTCGTGGACTGGGACTTCCTCAAGACGAAGTCCATCGCTCCTTACCTACGCAAGGAGGATGGCACGTTCCTGCGCCTCTCTGACCTGGGGCTCGAGCCCGAAGGCGAGGGTGACGAGGCCGTTGACGCCGAGGTGGTGTGGGACGAGGACGCGGGCACGTATGGCTCGGTCAACACCGTGGCGAACCCGGCCGTGCGCGGCTCGTATGAGATCGAGGGCGTGACGTACCAGACGGTGCTTGACTACGTGCTCGAGGGCATCAAGGAGTACACGGTCGAGAAGGCCGCTGAGGTCTGCGACCTGCCCAAGGAGAAGATCGAGGAGGTCGCAGAGCTCTATGCGACCGCCAAGCCCGCAGCCATCGCGAACTACCAGGGCACAGGCCACTACACCAACTCGCGCCACTTCTATAAGAACATCATGCTGTTGGCCTGCCTGACCGGCAACTACAACCAGCAAGGTTCCTTCCTGTTCTACAACATCCTCGGCGAGGCGGCGGAGCTCGACAACGCAGTCCTGCCTGGCGTGGACGTCTCCGAGCTCGTGAAGGTCGAGGGTGGCAAGACCGAGTTCAACATGTCGTCCATCTACTTCCCGCAGGTCATGGAGACGGGCAAACTGGGCGACGAGGAGGTGCCGATCAAGGTTGCCTACATCATGCAGGCCAACCCCATGTCTTCGGATTGCGGCACGACGGAGCTCAAGGAGGCGTTCGACAAGCTCGACCTGCTCGTCGTGGCCGACCCGTACATGTCCGACACGGCGCGCTACGCCGATATCGTGCTCCCCATCGCGATGACGTGGGAGAAAGAGGACAGCGATGGCGGCTTCTCGCTGCTCGAGAAAGCTGTCGAGCCGGCTGGCGAGTGCAAGACGGACATGGACGTGTTCCGTCTGCTGGCAGACGCCATGGGCTATGACGATCTCTATCCGATGAGCGACGAGGAGTACCTGCGCGCAGCTCTTGACACGCCTACCAACCGCGAAAACGGCTCGACGTACGATGACTACAAAGAGAAGCGCGTCATCGTGAACTTTGCCGAGGGCGAGCGCCTGGCTCCGGGGACGTCCACGTATGCGGGCATCCGCAACGCCTTCTACATCGAGAACCCCACGCCGCGCAACTACGACGGGCGCGAGATCGACTGGGACCTCGAGCGCCGTCCCTGCTGGGAAGAGGCCGTCGAGGCGAGCGTCAACAGCCCCGAGCATGAGAAGTACCCGCTGTTCGCGTTCAGCATTCACGAGATGTACCAGGGACAGTCGGTGTTCAGCGACACGCCGTGGCTCAACGAGTTGCGCGTCGAGCCCCAAATCGACATCAGCGAGGAAGCCGCCCTCGCCCGCGGCATCAAGCAGGGCGACATGGTGCGTGCCTTTAATGATCGTGGTTCGGTCGTGCTCAAAGCCCACGTCACGAAGGGGATCCGTCCTGACTGCGTTAGGCTGCCGCATGGCCCGCAGATCGGCGACTTCGTTGCCGGCCACAACACGGATCTGACCCGTCAGATCATGGATCCCATGTCGGGC from Coriobacteriia bacterium harbors:
- a CDS encoding aspartate kinase; its protein translation is MALVVTKFGGSSVATVERIKNVAARLVRRHNAGNQVVCVVSAMGDNTDHLLDLAHAVNPDPPAREMDMLLSTGEQVSVAVLAMAVQALGVPAVSHTGAQVGIVTDPTHTSAKIDRIVGMDRLRRDLDEGNIVIVAGFQGVNAAGEITTLGRGGSDTTAVALAAAIKADRCEIYSDVDGVYTADPRICPKAHRLDRLSYDEMLELSANGAGVLQLRAVEFASKYGVVIHARSSFLTDSKGTIIEEAPDRMDSNYSEGVVISGIAHDLSEAKITMRHVPDRAGIAAQIFGMLGELGVNVDIIIQDVSHDGLTDISFTMPIHDVERLSKKIGELCQEVGGEGVEVNAHIAKVSLVGAGMKSYPGVAAKMFKTLADNDINISMISTSPICISTVIDADQVTAAVQALHTAFDMDEDAPAGTVKVVR
- a CDS encoding aspartate-semialdehyde dehydrogenase; translation: MPERPVLAVAGATGAVGREMLKVLQERDFPAAEVRALASARSAGSKLSFGDGELTVQEMTPESFEGVDLVLGATGDDIARALYPAAVQAGAVVVDNSHAFRLDSDVPLVIPEVNAEDVAWHSGIIANPNCATIIGLVPLWPLHQAAGIRRVIMSTYQAASGAGAPGLHELEGQLEDMGAGRPIRPAQAFAYQLACNLIPQIGGFKEEGYTSEEMKLQNEGRKIMHLPELRVNCTCVRVPVMRSHSESITVEFERPITPDEARDILEAAPGVKVVDDPAAAKYPMPLDTSDQDLIWVGRIRRDLSAPDGVSSLSFWCCGDQVRKGAATNAIQIAETLVRGL
- a CDS encoding nucleoid-associated protein; its protein translation is MNVTHAILHAFDFESGGSVYSQRELDLSVRTVKSFVQRHVRKAFNSAENKHGEFAADSQFADALSQYFEQDSGFVGLSVQIAEYLYDQLRMADPVEAIDVLVVDYEDDSDAQAAANSEEAEVADAAFEGRGDRRFALLLLPRKQSFMHDISEFGGAPFADVVRHDAMLPSPTQKLDTYAIITERTMGVDFNDKPRTIAGATTQVIADGLLQCAVQQASTREVLDTVTRIVEDVAQEYGTNTAVALSKAKNYLAENVDDSEELLPWDLADEVFEDVPAARERFAEEARREELPERVSVKRSATARMAKSHKIRTDTGIEITFPSEYSTNTDYIQFFNEPDGRISIELKNIGSIENR
- the nrfD gene encoding polysulfide reductase NrfD — encoded protein: MFGSLVVAYLFLGGAGAGVVAASCLLDLCAIRTPFGTSSRASIEDARPAERLVAYGLIAGFAMLTMGLLCLVFDLGRADRILLFLLRPRPSLLTFGAYALGALVACAAGLALVRVLYAPCVTRAFVAAAEVVAAVLALFVMAYTGLFLQSMKAVALWDTSMLPVLFVLSSCSCGLAVLLLLAELVDGDRRVDHVKRLLVPIDAVVIVLEAIAAALFVASARSGGSPAALASANVLVTGSLSTWWWLGFIVCGLAVPLAAELSVMARAYSEGRRGLAWGRAGGIACAAGKYGRALRGARSAGGVGRRLVHFPQVPAAVLVCAMVLVIMGGCIMRGVVVGAGTHEQPVPEHASAETHA
- a CDS encoding GntR family transcriptional regulator; the protein is MALFDINEESSIPIWVQLKNRFVYLITSGHYQPGDQLPTVRGLAAEIGVNYNTVSKVYMSLEQDGLIQSRRRQGAFVLDVGGRHERTLSSMAEVVTQEYFERCIELGMSLDDIQERFSACMERARAAQS
- a CDS encoding slipin family protein; translation: MSRRKGEVSTHGDAAPGAQPAVVAGAFDRGAVLGAETTRRRASRNGAVAFSIVVFAAAFCLVLGLGALLVGGVGLAVLIAAFLAGCLAMSSVHIVLEWEKAVVLRFGRFNRVAGPGIVFTIPLVEFYTLRIDQRVSSTYFGAEETLTSDLVPVNADAVLFWMVWDAKRATVEVEDYAQAVAWVAQTSMRKAIGRRSIAEVATRREQLDEELKQEIEAKLNPWGISIVDVEIRDIVIPKELQQAMAQEAAAERRKNARMVLAEAEKDISEMLKDASDVYGDDPVAMKLRTMHLAYESVEESGGTLVLPSAFSEGFAPMSSEMPEDRTPKTKVQVRATAGDSQKKSSKV
- a CDS encoding molybdopterin-dependent oxidoreductase — protein: MGETNVQKSGLTRRSFLKTTGTVAGAATAAHAMAPALRALAAEPSASSDKDAGSSAAADEQVFYSKCGGNCGGPNCRLKGIVREGKLVQIKPLGPVEGHPEFKTGCVRGQTNPQRLYSTNRNLYPMKRVGKRGAGEWERISWDEAITTIADHMKAAQAEYGDRSVALWYSFVGTTALNCPQGSWGLNATRGYTCISYDRFVQRSGFTSIGPAADAALMWALPSIPGLGMGFGSQDAVLDSKVVLIWGVNPVSASRTAWRFLRKAKENGTKIVTIDPRFDVVASQSDVYLPIRPATDSMLALAMCNYIVDHELVDWDFLKTKSIAPYLRKEDGTFLRLSDLGLEPEGEGDEAVDAEVVWDEDAGTYGSVNTVANPAVRGSYEIEGVTYQTVLDYVLEGIKEYTVEKAAEVCDLPKEKIEEVAELYATAKPAAIANYQGTGHYTNSRHFYKNIMLLACLTGNYNQQGSFLFYNILGEAAELDNAVLPGVDVSELVKVEGGKTEFNMSSIYFPQVMETGKLGDEEVPIKVAYIMQANPMSSDCGTTELKEAFDKLDLLVVADPYMSDTARYADIVLPIAMTWEKEDSDGGFSLLEKAVEPAGECKTDMDVFRLLADAMGYDDLYPMSDEEYLRAALDTPTNRENGSTYDDYKEKRVIVNFAEGERLAPGTSTYAGIRNAFYIENPTPRNYDGREIDWDLERRPCWEEAVEASVNSPEHEKYPLFAFSIHEMYQGQSVFSDTPWLNELRVEPQIDISEEAALARGIKQGDMVRAFNDRGSVVLKAHVTKGIRPDCVRLPHGPQIGDFVAGHNTDLTRQIMDPMSGNSCYNDILCEVELYDGGAE